One genomic segment of Nicotiana tabacum mitochondrion, complete genome includes these proteins:
- the orf222 gene encoding hypothetical protein, giving the protein MMSPITEMHRGRERTSALFFSLLKRIFLSLTVLLLTPILLNCNWDFSFEAAFFTSFLSDFLDFWLSLMDRIPLSVGGDGSGPSLSKKPSFDLNISAAEEEPGDRSEIERALDQLELAKIKEQKDLLAEQISPLIESEKARLVRRKWHRNLDELPSPSEMVEIIIDRFGSKAAYNANKPNVPRANLRHLRAWLTRAQHSAEQDGKGNMSIKNHISSIIEGYFK; this is encoded by the coding sequence ATGATGAGCCCCATCACAGAGATGCACAGAGGAAGAGAACGAACGTCAGCTTTGTTTTTCTCTCTTTTGAAACGAATTTTTCTCAGTCTCACTGTCCTTTTACTTACTCCTATCCTTTTAAACTGTAATTGGGACTTTTCTTTTGAAGCCGCTTTCTTTACTTCATTTCTTAGCGACTTCCTGGATTTTTGGCTTTCTTTAATGGATAGAATTCCTCTTTCCGTCGGAGGCGATGGAAGTGGTCCTAGCTTATCGAAAAAACCTTCCTTTGATCTCAACATATCCGCGGCTGAAGAAGAGCCAGGGGATCGGTCCGAGATCGAAAGAGCCTTGGATCAACTTGAATTGGCAAAGATTAAAGAACAAAAAGATCTCTTGGCCGAACAGATTAGCCCCCTGATTGAATCAGAGAAGGCACGCCTTGTTCGAAGGAAGTGGCACCGCAACTTGGATGAACTTCCATCACCAAGTGAAATGGTGGAAATCATTATTGACCGCTTCGGCAGCAAAGCTGCCTATAATGCCAACAAACCCAATGTCCCCAGGGCTAATTTACGGCACTTGAGGGCTTGGTTAACCCGAGCGCAACACTCGGCGGAGCAGGATGGGAAGGGAAACATGAGTATAAAAAATCATATTTCTTCAATAATTGAAGGATATTTCAAGTAG
- the orf102a gene encoding hypothetical protein, translated as MLRSKEGFFDKLGPLPSPPTERGILSIKESQKSRKSLRNEVKKAASKEKSQLQFKRIGVSKRTVRLRKIRFKREKNKADVRSLPLCISVMGLIISFFFSSSS; from the coding sequence ATGTTGAGATCAAAGGAAGGTTTTTTCGATAAGCTAGGACCACTTCCATCGCCTCCGACGGAAAGAGGAATTCTATCCATTAAAGAAAGCCAAAAATCCAGGAAGTCGCTAAGAAATGAAGTAAAGAAAGCGGCTTCAAAAGAAAAGTCCCAATTACAGTTTAAAAGGATAGGAGTAAGTAAAAGGACAGTGAGACTGAGAAAAATTCGTTTCAAAAGAGAGAAAAACAAAGCTGACGTTCGTTCTCTTCCTCTGTGCATCTCTGTGATGGGGCTCATCATAAGCTTTTTTTTCTCAAGCTCATCATAA